The window GATTAAGCAGTAAACGAGTTTGATCAATCTTTCTTTCAAAGTGTCACATCTCTTGATAATGAATTAACTAGCTAACTTTTCTACGTACTGATAAACCGCTTTCAAGATAGCCATTTTCTTCTCGTCGCTTTCATGTTCATGCGCGAGGTTTTCGAGGTTCAACATATAATCCTCTAAACGACTCTCATAATACTCACGACAGTGGTTAGCCCACTTAAGTTGTTCAGCTTCGTCTAGCGTCCATGGGAAATGGCGAGCGCGGTAACGGAACAACAAAGGCTTAATACGTTCGTCACTAAAAGTGATGCCCAGTGCTGCCAAGTTATTTGGGTCAGTTTCGCGAATGATGTTCATCGCGGTCTTGTCAGCTGGTGAAAAGAAGCCGTCGTAAAGGTGTGTGTCTACGTCATTGCTTTTCTCGTATTCACGCTCTTGTGAATATAAACCGATCAGCTTTTCACGGATCTCTGGATGTTCACGTAATAGGGCTAGATTCTTCAAACACTGTTGACGATCGATACCGATCGTTTCAGCATTTTCAGCAGTGAGCGTTTTTGCTGGCGCGAGAATAGGGCACTTGTTGAGTTGTACCAGTTTGATTGGTACTGGCAGTTCGTCTTCAGCAAGCTCACTGCGCTTGGTATAAAGCCTTTCTCTTAGTTCATCAGCATCCATTTCCAGTAAAGGACTTGGGTCTTTCGCTAGGTCGACCACGATAACTGCGTTTTGGTTAGTCGGATGCCACGCCATAGGCACCACCCAGCTTGTGTAATTACAATCACGACCGAACATGCCAGAAACGTGCATTAAAGGCGTCATGTTTACGATGTCGACTAAATCGTTCAACTTGCGCTTATGACGCATGTTGTAGAGGTAATCAAACATCTTAGGCTGTGCGGCCTTTAACTTCTTAGCCAGTTCGATAGTCGCAATAACATCAGCCATCGCGTCGTGCGCATTTTCGTGTTCGATGCCGTTTGCCACAGATAGGTGTTCCAGTTTGAAACTTGGAAAACCTTCATCGTTCGTTGGCCAGTTAATACCTTCAGGGCGCAGTGCATGAACCGCACGCATCACATCCAGTAAATCCCAACGTGAATTGCCGTTCTGCCAGCTCCACGCATATGGGTCGATAAAGTTACGGTAACAGGTATATCGCGTTACTTCGTCATCGAATCGAATGCTGTTATAGCCAAGGCTCGTCGTATTTGGCTTAGCAAGCTCGGCATGAATCTTAGCGATAAACTCAGGCTCGGGTAGGCCTTGAGACATGGCTTTTTGAGGTGTAATACGGGTTATTAATGCAGCTTCAGGTCCAGGCAGATAATCAGCAGGAGGTTGGCAGTAGATAACCAAAGGCTCTCCGATAATATTGAAATCTTGGTCGGTACGAACACCGGCGAACTGACTCGGGCGATCTTTCGCTGGGCTAACGCCCCATGTTTCGTAATCGAAAAAGAAGTAGGTCGACTGATTATCTGAACTCATTGAATTTCCTGAACAGCAAGCGGGAGCCGTTTACTGTGGCTGAAGGTTAGTTTTGTTCAGTATCTGATAGTATGCGGTACGCGTGCAACCCAGATCATAAATAAATTGCCGTAAAACGGTGGTTTACTATTCAATCGAGTCGATAGGTGTGCTTTTAAATCCAATTGTGACTGTTTCTTAGCGACGATTCTGTCTGTTTGCCTCTTTCGAGCACCTTACCTGTTGGTCTTAATGAATTGGGTTTACAGGTACCGCGAACGATCTTGTTTACGTTTTGCTTTAGCGGAAGTGGTTAGAGGCACCCTGATTATCTCTGTATTGATGTTTCAATTGCTGCATCTACCTGTCGAGCGCTCCGCCCAGAAAGGCGCTCATCTACTATATAATCCTCTTAGCCTTAATTAATTTCTGGGTATTTATGAGTGTAGAAATTAACTTAATTGGTGAGTTCTACTTGTCTCATTTTTAATACTTTATAGGCGCCTTGTTTTAATTGGGTAATAAAAGGATTGGTAATATTTCATTTTTATTACAGATTGAGGTCAATGCTGATCTGTTTCACTTTTGAGACTATATTGCAACACGATGATCTATATAATAATTAACCTTAATTAAATAAGTGTTTATTGTTCCCCTTTATGTTTGGTTATTTTAATGGAATTATCTTTCATGAAAAATAATGGCGTACAAAAATAAAGGAATTAAATGTAAAACCAGTTTTATATCTATTTGGTGGAATTATTTAAATACCACTATTTTTGCTAGTGTTATTTGTGTCAATTTGCGTGATCTTATTCTCACTGCGCCTCATTTCTTTATAAATTAGTGTCAATGTATATATTTTATAAATAGGATTGCTGTTACTTAATTGTTAACTCTGATTAACTATTAGGTAACCCTAATAATAAAGCCGATTTTATATAAAGGATTAAAGAAATGAACAAAATTTTTAAGGTTGTTGCTGTCTCTGCACTTTCTATCTCTTCAGCGAACGTTTTCGCTGTGAGTGACACTTTTGATGCAACACTAGAAGTAAAACAAGCAATTACGATGACAAAAACAAGTGATCTTGACTTTGGTATCATCACTTCAGATAACACAACAGATGTTGTTATCGCTCAAGGTGATGCAGGAGCTGCGGCATTTACTCTTTCTGGAGAGTCTGGTGATGCAGTAACAGTAAGTATTTCTGATACTAACTTAGTTAACGGTGTAAATACGATTGCAGCAGAATTCGACTTTAATAACGCTATTACTCTTACTGGTGGTAGTGCGGATCTTAATATTGGTGGCACAGCACGTACTTCAAGTGCAACATTAGTTGCTGGTACTTATACTGCAAACGTTGCAGTAGATGTTACTTACCAGTAATTGATATAAAACAAGTCTAATAATAGCGACTGCTATTTATCAGTCGCTTTTACTATGAAACTATTTTTAAAACATTCCCTTTGTACTGCCATCATGGTTTTTTCTTTTTCATTATATGCATTAGAAATTATTCCAGAAAATATGGAAGTAAAATTTCCAGGTATGTATATCTCTGGATCTGGACAAAATGCCGATGCTAACCCAGCAAATAGCCAGGTTTATGTCGTCCGTTTTTATGTTGAAGGAGAGCCAGGGAAAAAAATTGTGGTTTCTCTTCCTTCAAAGCAATACCTCAACCATTCTCGTAAATCCAAGCGGCTTCGTATTCGGAAGTTCTATTTTGGTTGTGGGTTATCAAAACGAGGCCGAGCCAAAATAAAAGGCAACGGCAGAACCAAATTATTGTGTATTGGTGCAAAAGTTAAAATTGGCGCTAATCATCCTGCCGGTGTTTATACCAGTACTATCCCCTTTGAGGTTAATTATAAATGAAGTTGTTTATCTCATGCGTTTTCGGCTTACTTTTCACCGCTCAAGCCTATGCTCAACTCCTGATCGCTCCGACTCGTTTTGTTCTTGATGCTGATACGTCGGTAACGGAAAAGATTGTTGTCGAAAATAACTCCGATCAACCCATTCGTTTGGAGATAAAGCCGATTTACCGTCCTGTAAAGGCCAGTGGCTTGGTGCGCACTGATACGAGTGTGACCCAGTCAGAGAACATCGCGAACTGGATTAAAGTATCGCCCCCAATTATTCGTGAGTTGAAGCCAAATCAACGACGTACGGTTCGTTTACGAATGACAGCATTGCCAGCAGATATGCCTGACGGCGAATATCGTGCGTATTTGTGGTTTTCTCCTATCGCCAAAGCGAAAGACTTATCGGAAGTCGACTTGTCGGGAAAGGCTAAATCGAATAATGGTTCGGCTTTTGAGCTTAACTTCCACATCAACAGCTATGTGCCTGTTTATGTTCAGAAAGGGGAGCCAGTACAAGACGTTAAGTATCACTGTGATGATCAAAGCATTACGATTCGCAATGACGGTAACTTCCAGTTCAATGCCAAACTGAACGTTGATGACCATATTGAAAAAGTCGTGTTGCTCCGCAATGCTGAACTGACTAAACCTTTACAAAAAGGGTCAAAGGTCTCGTTAGTTCAAAACGAAAACTCGTTGTTCGAATGCGTTTTGTAGCGAGAGTGCAGACGACTCAAGCAAAGTAAAATGCTTAGACGTGTGGTTTGGTATGCCCTGTTGTTGTTCTTTTTGTCTCTGTCTCTGGCGGCGCATTCAGAAGTGAGCCCAGAGCCGAGTGAACTGTATCCTGCTCATATCGAAGTGCGCGTTGGTCGAGTTGGAGATAGCTTCTACCGTGTCATGATGGACGACTACGAAGAGCCCTTTATCTCCATCTCAAACGCTGCGTTTTCATTGTTGGAAATGAACGGTCAATGTGATGAAAGCGGGTACTGCGAAATCTATCTGCCGCAAGATGTCGGCAGAGAATCCCCTCCGTATATTGTCGATACTGAGCAAGCTATCTGCTATCGCGATGAAAACAATATTCAGTCGATTAAATATGAAGTGATTGACTCAGAAACCTACATTCATTGGTACAGTTTACAAGCGTGTATTCCGGCCAAAGTGCGCTGGGATATTGATGATTATCGGCTAACCGTCTCTCCTGAATTTAGCTCATTGACAGAGTTAGAGACGGTTATCTCTAAGATGAAAAATGAATCACGGCAGAAAGCTGAAGCGTTAAAGCGTGCGGGAAATATCCCGGCGATTGAACCTCAGGCTACAGTAGGTTTGGCGACTCGAATCGCTACTTCTGTTTATCATGACAGCGAAACTGGCGGTGATCTTTACGCCATTTCCGATACCATCCTAACGACCGAGAACTCGGTATCTCGATTGTCTATAGACTCACGAGAAGATAACCCCATCGTTTACTACAATATTGCGGTAGAAGCTCATGAAGGTGAAGGCTCTTTAGAAATAGGTCATGTGTTGTTGGATGGCAGCGTTTTTACCGTCAATCAAACATTGGAAGACGGCCTTTATTACACTAATCGAAAGCGACAACCTGAGTTTGGTAACCTGCAATTAGAACGTACCACCCAGCCTAATATTAGTATTGATGTGTTGGTGAATGGCATCTATCAAACCACGTATCGCTCCGATGAATTTGGCCGTTTTGTTGTTGAAGAAGACAACATCTCACCCGGTGACACCATCAAGTTTCGTTACTATCTATCAAAGGGAGTTTGGAGAGAAGAAGAGATCACGGTTGCAGGTTTAGAAGATGCCTTTCTTCCGAGTAACGAGTGGGGTGTTCAAGTTGTCGGGAATGAAGGGGCAGATCGAGCAGGTGCCGTGTCTTTGGAGTATGGACTCGCGGATTACTTCACCGTAGGCAGTGCCTTTATGAGACAAGACGGTAAGGACCTGATTGGCTTTCAGGGACGATACTTGCCCACCCATTGGTTTGCAGGTCACATCGGTTGGTTACCTGATTTCGACCGCTTTCCAATGGAGTTTGATATCTTGTTGGGAAGCGACCAATCCGCTTCGATAGAGCTCAATAAAACTGATGAATTAGATTTGGAGTCGATGGAGTACCACGTCTTCAAATATAATCTGTCTCTAGCCAACCTAACGGCATTTTTGACGGTGAGAGATGACGAGAAAGAATTGAGTGTCGAGCCCAAGTTTAACACCAAGGTATCTCCCAACTTATTTCTCTCTTATGCTGGCGACTATCGTTATATCAAGAGCTCCCATAAAGACGATTATCTACACACAATAGGGTTAGCCAAGAGCGGTTTTTCAGACACCTCTTGGAATGTATCGGGCACAGTGAATGGTTCTGGACACCATGAACGAACCGAGTTTTCGTTAAGGAACGCGTGCAAAGAGTGCATATTAGACCCACTTAATGCTTTTCAAGAACTTACGACCAATGTATCCGCAAGATATCAAAAGCAAGAGGTGTCATTTTCGGCTTCTCTAGAAGCGCGTGTGAACCCTTATCTGCTCTTTAAATTGGAAGGAAACGAAGACCGTTATAGTGTGGAGGTGAGCACTGAATTTGGCGCGAAAACCTATTTTGATAAGAACATAGGCGAGTTCGTTGAGTGGAATAAATACAATCATTCTAAGCTGACGGGAATTGTTTATGATCACCACAAGCAGCCTATCGCGGGTGTGAGCTTACAAATACTGGACCAACGTGCGGTGAGCGATTCAAAAGGGCGCTTCGAATTCTCAAGTGTTCCCGCGCGCGACAATCTGCCTATCTATATCGATGAAGGTGCGCTTGACCTTAACTTAACGCCCATTCAAAACCCTGTATTTGTGAATACTAAACAAGTCGGGTTGACCCATGCTCATATCGAAATGGTAGTGTCATTTGGCGTTGATGGCACAGTAGAGGGAACGCTGGAAGATAACGCATATTTACACTTCAAACACATACAAAAAGGCACGGAATATTCGAGTGAAATCGAAAGCGATGGATTCTATATGGTAGAAGGGCTCATCGCGGGTAAGTATATTGTCACCTTAGAGATGGGCGACAAAAGATACGTGCAAGGTGCCGACTTGGACGGTGACTTTTGGGTAAGCGATCTTACATTCAATCTCATCGACTTCCATAAGGTGTATTAGCACTCATCAATCTACTTAATCAGAGGGAGGCGAGAGGATAAACCTCAGCTTTTGCTTGATCGTCAGTTCTTGGCTTTGCATCGCTTTGAACAAGCCTCTCCATTCCTGAAAGGTCACCGTTATCGGGTTAAAACTGTTTACGGGTTTGGTGACGCCGTAACGCACGATTTCAACCTCAGGTTCGAAGGTACCGAATAGCTTGTCCCAGATGATAAGAACACCAGCGTAGTTTTTATCGATGTATTGCGGGTTTCTGCCGTGATGTACACGGTGGTGAGAGGGTGTGTTGAAGAGGTATTCCAATGGTCCTAAGCTTCGTACCCATTGAGTATGTACAAAGAACTGCAACCCTAAATTTAAAAGCACCACAAATATCACCCATTTAGGGTCAAAGCCTATGATGACTAAAGGCACCCAAAATAACCACATGCCTGCAAATGGGTACATTAAACTCTGACGGAAAGCCGTACTGAAGTTCATGTTTTCTGAACTATGGTGTGCCACGTGTGCCGCCCACATCCAGCGAACGCGGTGGCTTGCCCTGTGAAACCAATAATAGAAAAAATCTTGCAGAACCATCAGTACGATAAAGCTGATCACACCCATTTCGATATCCATTAAGTGCCAGCCGAATAACCAAAGATACAGTTGAACAATCAGTAATCCGGTTAACAAATCGGAGAGCTGGTGCATACCCGCCAACGTAAAGTTACAGAGCACTTCAGACAATTTATAACTCGAATTGTCGGGTAATCGACCTTGCTTCTGGCCAATAAAATACTCGGCCAACATACAAAGCAGAAACAAGGGAGCCAACACAAGCAGTAGCCATTCTGGGTGATTGATCAGTGAGTCGATATCCATTTCCTGTTCCTGTTCCTTTTTTGTTTTTGCTTCGTGACTAGGCGCGCTACCAGCGTGCGAAATGATCTTCAGTAAGACCAAGCACATTCTC of the Vibrio lentus genome contains:
- a CDS encoding fimbrial biogenesis chaperone encodes the protein MKLFISCVFGLLFTAQAYAQLLIAPTRFVLDADTSVTEKIVVENNSDQPIRLEIKPIYRPVKASGLVRTDTSVTQSENIANWIKVSPPIIRELKPNQRRTVRLRMTALPADMPDGEYRAYLWFSPIAKAKDLSEVDLSGKAKSNNGSAFELNFHINSYVPVYVQKGEPVQDVKYHCDDQSITIRNDGNFQFNAKLNVDDHIEKVVLLRNAELTKPLQKGSKVSLVQNENSLFECVL
- a CDS encoding DUF4402 domain-containing protein, which gives rise to MKLFLKHSLCTAIMVFSFSLYALEIIPENMEVKFPGMYISGSGQNADANPANSQVYVVRFYVEGEPGKKIVVSLPSKQYLNHSRKSKRLRIRKFYFGCGLSKRGRAKIKGNGRTKLLCIGAKVKIGANHPAGVYTSTIPFEVNYK
- a CDS encoding carboxypeptidase-like regulatory domain-containing protein, whose product is MLRRVVWYALLLFFLSLSLAAHSEVSPEPSELYPAHIEVRVGRVGDSFYRVMMDDYEEPFISISNAAFSLLEMNGQCDESGYCEIYLPQDVGRESPPYIVDTEQAICYRDENNIQSIKYEVIDSETYIHWYSLQACIPAKVRWDIDDYRLTVSPEFSSLTELETVISKMKNESRQKAEALKRAGNIPAIEPQATVGLATRIATSVYHDSETGGDLYAISDTILTTENSVSRLSIDSREDNPIVYYNIAVEAHEGEGSLEIGHVLLDGSVFTVNQTLEDGLYYTNRKRQPEFGNLQLERTTQPNISIDVLVNGIYQTTYRSDEFGRFVVEEDNISPGDTIKFRYYLSKGVWREEEITVAGLEDAFLPSNEWGVQVVGNEGADRAGAVSLEYGLADYFTVGSAFMRQDGKDLIGFQGRYLPTHWFAGHIGWLPDFDRFPMEFDILLGSDQSASIELNKTDELDLESMEYHVFKYNLSLANLTAFLTVRDDEKELSVEPKFNTKVSPNLFLSYAGDYRYIKSSHKDDYLHTIGLAKSGFSDTSWNVSGTVNGSGHHERTEFSLRNACKECILDPLNAFQELTTNVSARYQKQEVSFSASLEARVNPYLLFKLEGNEDRYSVEVSTEFGAKTYFDKNIGEFVEWNKYNHSKLTGIVYDHHKQPIAGVSLQILDQRAVSDSKGRFEFSSVPARDNLPIYIDEGALDLNLTPIQNPVFVNTKQVGLTHAHIEMVVSFGVDGTVEGTLEDNAYLHFKHIQKGTEYSSEIESDGFYMVEGLIAGKYIVTLEMGDKRYVQGADLDGDFWVSDLTFNLIDFHKVY
- a CDS encoding sterol desaturase family protein — its product is MDIDSLINHPEWLLLVLAPLFLLCMLAEYFIGQKQGRLPDNSSYKLSEVLCNFTLAGMHQLSDLLTGLLIVQLYLWLFGWHLMDIEMGVISFIVLMVLQDFFYYWFHRASHRVRWMWAAHVAHHSSENMNFSTAFRQSLMYPFAGMWLFWVPLVIIGFDPKWVIFVVLLNLGLQFFVHTQWVRSLGPLEYLFNTPSHHRVHHGRNPQYIDKNYAGVLIIWDKLFGTFEPEVEIVRYGVTKPVNSFNPITVTFQEWRGLFKAMQSQELTIKQKLRFILSPPSD
- the sbcB gene encoding exodeoxyribonuclease I produces the protein MSSDNQSTYFFFDYETWGVSPAKDRPSQFAGVRTDQDFNIIGEPLVIYCQPPADYLPGPEAALITRITPQKAMSQGLPEPEFIAKIHAELAKPNTTSLGYNSIRFDDEVTRYTCYRNFIDPYAWSWQNGNSRWDLLDVMRAVHALRPEGINWPTNDEGFPSFKLEHLSVANGIEHENAHDAMADVIATIELAKKLKAAQPKMFDYLYNMRHKRKLNDLVDIVNMTPLMHVSGMFGRDCNYTSWVVPMAWHPTNQNAVIVVDLAKDPSPLLEMDADELRERLYTKRSELAEDELPVPIKLVQLNKCPILAPAKTLTAENAETIGIDRQQCLKNLALLREHPEIREKLIGLYSQEREYEKSNDVDTHLYDGFFSPADKTAMNIIRETDPNNLAALGITFSDERIKPLLFRYRARHFPWTLDEAEQLKWANHCREYYESRLEDYMLNLENLAHEHESDEKKMAILKAVYQYVEKLAS
- a CDS encoding DUF4402 domain-containing protein, whose amino-acid sequence is MNKIFKVVAVSALSISSANVFAVSDTFDATLEVKQAITMTKTSDLDFGIITSDNTTDVVIAQGDAGAAAFTLSGESGDAVTVSISDTNLVNGVNTIAAEFDFNNAITLTGGSADLNIGGTARTSSATLVAGTYTANVAVDVTYQ